Proteins found in one Rhodobacteraceae bacterium D3-12 genomic segment:
- a CDS encoding succinate dehydrogenase: MRLALATLALMALTACDVAQQAADDMARGRAKTAVNGVVAEKFPGVNAAPVTDCIIDAASAQEILQIAGSAATGAHADVTELTLAIAKRPEALQCITKASISLALN, encoded by the coding sequence ATGCGTCTGGCTCTGGCAACACTCGCGCTTATGGCGCTCACGGCATGCGACGTGGCCCAACAGGCCGCCGATGACATGGCGCGTGGCCGCGCCAAAACCGCCGTGAACGGTGTCGTGGCCGAAAAATTCCCCGGCGTGAACGCAGCACCGGTCACCGACTGTATCATCGACGCCGCCAGCGCTCAGGAAATCCTGCAAATCGCAGGCAGCGCGGCCACCGGCGCCCACGCCGATGTGACCGAACTGACGCTCGCTATCGCCAAACGCCCCGAAGCGTTGCAATGTATCACAAAGGCCAGCATCTCGCTGGCCCTCAATTAA
- a CDS encoding cell envelope integrity protein CreD yields MRNSPGLRFLIVGLLTLLMFIPAFFVSEIINERAGYNRSTMQSVGHEWGGRQKLSGPVLVVPVQETVTVREKHELTDPATGAQKLDGKGNPIFVIREVDRVQARAPVYLYPNRFDADVTSKTEERHRGIFRVPVYRADLALAFDFPVDQLADHLTGEEIALWDQARLRVHVSSNRALRGAATLKAGGKTLMLEPLGAAQGDMQGIEAATGDPRKHGTYHLSLAINGAQSLTLTPQGVKAGLQ; encoded by the coding sequence ATGCGTAACTCCCCCGGTCTCCGCTTCCTTATCGTTGGGCTCTTAACTCTTCTGATGTTCATCCCCGCCTTTTTCGTCTCGGAAATCATCAACGAACGCGCCGGCTATAACCGCTCCACAATGCAAAGCGTCGGTCACGAGTGGGGCGGGCGGCAAAAGCTTAGCGGCCCGGTTCTGGTCGTGCCGGTCCAGGAAACCGTCACCGTGCGCGAGAAACACGAGCTGACCGACCCGGCCACCGGCGCGCAAAAGCTTGATGGCAAAGGCAACCCGATCTTTGTCATCCGCGAGGTTGATCGCGTGCAAGCCCGCGCGCCGGTTTACCTCTATCCCAACCGCTTTGACGCCGACGTCACAAGCAAAACAGAAGAGCGCCACCGCGGCATTTTTCGCGTGCCGGTCTACCGCGCCGATCTGGCGCTGGCCTTCGATTTTCCCGTCGATCAACTCGCCGACCACCTCACCGGCGAAGAGATCGCGCTGTGGGATCAAGCACGCCTGCGCGTCCACGTTAGCTCAAACCGCGCCCTGCGCGGCGCGGCAACGCTCAAAGCGGGGGGCAAGACCCTGATGCTCGAACCGCTCGGCGCCGCCCAAGGTGACATGCAAGGCATCGAAGCGGCGACGGGTGATCCACGCAAGCATGGCACCTATCACCTCAGCCTCGCCATCAACGGCGCGCAATCGCTCACGCTCACCCCGCAGGGCGTGAAAGCCGGATTGCAATGA
- a CDS encoding MaoC family dehydratase has translation MAKTNAKTNPGRFFEDYTLGDVIEHAVPRTVSGGERALYHALYPARHALYSSDEFARASGLPCSPIDDLAAFHVVFGKTVPDISLNAVANLGYAEGRWLKPVYSGDTLRSTSEVIGLKQNSNGKSGVVYVRTRGLNQRDEVVMDYVRWVMVRKSDLDAPAPETVIPELKKTLSAEDLAIPAGLDFTAYNTTLSGEPHRFGDYDIGEVIDHVDGVTIEEAEHMIATRLWQNTAKVHFDATFRPDGQRLIYGGHVISMARALSFNGLANAQMIVGLNGGAHANPCFSGLTVKAWSEVLDKAETSAPGVGAIRLRLVATSDGSVGALKGEDGKYLPGVLLDLDYWALMPL, from the coding sequence ATGGCGAAAACCAATGCCAAAACCAATCCTGGCCGGTTTTTTGAGGATTACACCCTTGGCGATGTGATTGAACACGCCGTTCCGCGCACCGTTTCGGGGGGCGAGCGTGCGCTCTATCATGCGCTCTACCCGGCGCGCCACGCGCTGTATTCATCCGATGAATTCGCCCGCGCCAGCGGTCTGCCATGCAGCCCGATTGACGATCTCGCCGCGTTCCATGTGGTGTTCGGCAAAACCGTGCCCGACATTTCTCTCAACGCTGTGGCCAATCTCGGCTATGCCGAAGGCCGCTGGCTCAAGCCCGTGTATTCCGGCGACACCCTGCGCTCGACTTCCGAAGTCATTGGGCTGAAGCAGAATTCCAACGGCAAATCCGGCGTTGTCTATGTCCGCACCCGTGGGCTGAACCAGCGCGACGAAGTGGTGATGGACTATGTGCGCTGGGTCATGGTGCGCAAATCCGACCTTGATGCACCCGCGCCCGAAACGGTGATCCCCGAGCTGAAAAAGACCCTCTCAGCAGAGGATCTTGCGATCCCTGCAGGGCTTGATTTTACCGCCTACAACACGACCCTCTCGGGCGAGCCGCATCGCTTTGGCGACTATGACATCGGCGAGGTGATCGACCACGTCGACGGCGTCACCATCGAAGAGGCCGAGCATATGATCGCCACCCGCCTGTGGCAAAACACGGCCAAGGTGCATTTCGACGCCACCTTCCGCCCAGACGGGCAGCGGCTGATCTATGGCGGCCACGTGATCTCGATGGCGCGGGCGCTGTCCTTCAATGGTCTCGCCAATGCACAGATGATCGTGGGCCTGAACGGCGGCGCCCATGCAAACCCCTGTTTCTCTGGCCTCACGGTCAAGGCATGGTCCGAAGTGCTCGACAAAGCCGAAACTTCCGCCCCCGGCGTCGGTGCGATCCGGCTCCGGCTGGTGGCAACCTCGGATGGCTCGGTCGGCGCGTTGAAGGGCGAGGATGGCAAATACCTGCCCGGCGTGCTGCTTGATCTGGACTACTGGGCGTTGATGCCGCTCTAG
- a CDS encoding CoA ester lyase, with protein sequence MTRPYRSVLYIPGSKERALDKARGLAVDAIIFDLEDAVTPDAKVDARATLAAALKQGGYGDRARIVRINALDTEWGAEDAKAVAAMEADAVLLPKVNSAADIDALAALVGDMPIWAMMETCQGIWNAMEIAAHPQVQGFVAGTNDLAKELNCRARADRLPMMTSLQMMLLAARAHGVVAVDGVYNQFKDDEGLALECDQGRDLGFDGKTLIHPAQVEVTNAAFSPSEAEIDLARRQIDAFDEVERTGQGVAVVDGKIVENLHVETAKKILAMASAIAAM encoded by the coding sequence ATGACCCGCCCTTATCGTTCCGTTCTTTATATTCCCGGCTCAAAAGAGCGCGCCTTGGACAAGGCCCGTGGGTTGGCCGTGGACGCGATCATCTTTGATCTCGAAGACGCCGTCACCCCGGATGCCAAGGTCGACGCCCGCGCTACGCTGGCCGCGGCCCTGAAACAGGGCGGCTATGGCGACCGTGCCCGCATCGTGCGTATCAACGCGCTCGATACCGAATGGGGCGCCGAGGATGCCAAGGCCGTGGCAGCGATGGAGGCCGACGCCGTGCTTTTGCCCAAGGTCAATAGCGCCGCCGATATCGACGCGCTCGCGGCGCTGGTCGGCGATATGCCGATCTGGGCGATGATGGAAACCTGCCAAGGTATCTGGAACGCGATGGAAATCGCCGCCCATCCGCAGGTGCAGGGCTTTGTCGCCGGCACCAATGACCTTGCCAAGGAACTCAACTGCCGCGCACGTGCCGACCGGCTGCCGATGATGACCTCGCTGCAGATGATGCTGCTGGCGGCGCGCGCCCATGGGGTGGTTGCGGTCGATGGCGTCTATAACCAGTTCAAGGACGACGAGGGGCTGGCGCTCGAATGTGATCAGGGCCGCGACCTGGGCTTTGACGGCAAAACCCTGATCCACCCGGCCCAGGTCGAGGTAACCAACGCCGCCTTTTCCCCGTCCGAGGCCGAAATCGACCTCGCCCGCCGCCAGATCGACGCCTTTGACGAGGTCGAGCGCACAGGGCAGGGGGTCGCCGTGGTCGATGGCAAGATCGTCGAAAACCTGCATGTCGAAACCGCCAAGAAAATCCTCGCCATGGCAAGCGCAATCGCCGCGATGTAG
- a CDS encoding NnrU family protein, whose product MILLILGVLLWSAAHLFKRLAPGVREPMGEKGKGPVALAIVASIVLMIIGYRMADGAFFWGRTPMMTGINNLLMLIVVYIFAADGMKTRAKGWLRNPQLTAFKLWAVAHLLVNGDVESFVLFGGLLAWAVVEVILLNRANPRPAPPPPAPMGKEIGAAVGAVAVFGVIALIHSWLGYNPFG is encoded by the coding sequence ATGATCCTTCTCATCCTCGGCGTTCTCCTCTGGAGTGCTGCGCATCTTTTCAAACGTCTTGCCCCCGGTGTCCGCGAACCGATGGGCGAAAAAGGCAAAGGCCCGGTGGCGCTGGCCATTGTCGCCTCGATCGTTTTGATGATCATCGGCTACCGCATGGCCGATGGCGCGTTCTTTTGGGGGCGCACGCCGATGATGACCGGGATCAACAACCTGTTGATGCTGATCGTGGTCTATATCTTTGCCGCCGACGGCATGAAAACCCGCGCCAAGGGTTGGCTGCGCAACCCGCAACTCACCGCGTTCAAACTCTGGGCCGTGGCGCATTTGCTGGTGAATGGCGATGTGGAATCCTTCGTTCTGTTCGGTGGCCTTCTGGCTTGGGCGGTGGTCGAGGTGATCTTGCTCAACCGCGCCAACCCGCGCCCCGCGCCGCCCCCGCCCGCACCGATGGGCAAGGAAATCGGCGCAGCGGTCGGCGCCGTCGCCGTGTTTGGCGTGATCGCTCTCATCCATTCCTGGCTCGGCTATAACCCGTTCGGCTGA
- the sdhC gene encoding succinate dehydrogenase, cytochrome b556 subunit: MATEKPVERPLSPHLQIYRFQITMLSSILTRITGNALVVSFMLVVWWLLAAATSESSFALANGVLTSWFGDLVLTLSVLGLWYHYLAGLRHLYYDAGHGLEIGTAEKLGWACIIGSVVLTILTLLIV; encoded by the coding sequence ATGGCCACTGAAAAACCAGTAGAGCGTCCGCTCAGCCCGCACCTTCAGATTTACCGCTTCCAGATCACCATGCTGAGCTCGATCCTGACCCGGATCACCGGCAACGCCCTTGTGGTGTCGTTTATGCTGGTTGTCTGGTGGCTTCTGGCGGCGGCGACCTCGGAAAGCTCTTTTGCCCTTGCCAACGGGGTGCTGACCTCGTGGTTCGGCGATCTTGTCCTCACGCTCAGCGTGCTTGGCCTGTGGTATCACTACCTCGCCGGGCTGCGGCACCTTTATTACGATGCCGGTCACGGGCTTGAAATCGGCACCGCCGAAAAACTCGGCTGGGCCTGCATCATCGGGTCGGTCGTGCTGACCATCCTCACCCTTCTGATCGTGTAA
- a CDS encoding succinate dehydrogenase iron-sulfur subunit has product MVQLTLPKNSRMVTGKTWPKPSGATNLRKFQIYRWSPDDGQNPRVDTYFVDLDDCGPMVLDGLIYIKDKVDPTLTFRRSCREGICGSCAMNIDGLNTLACIYGMDEIKGETVKIYPLPHMPVVKDLIPDLTHFYAQHASIMPWLETKTNRPQREWRQSIEDRKKLDGLYECVMCASCSTSCPSYWWNSDKYLGPAALLHAYRWIIDSRDEATGERLDDLEDPFKLYRCHTIMNCTKTCPKGLNPAKAISEIKQMMVNRVV; this is encoded by the coding sequence ATGGTTCAACTGACCCTTCCAAAGAACTCCCGCATGGTGACGGGCAAGACATGGCCCAAGCCCTCCGGCGCGACCAACCTGCGCAAGTTCCAGATCTATCGCTGGAGCCCGGATGACGGCCAGAACCCACGCGTTGACACCTACTTCGTTGATCTCGACGATTGCGGGCCGATGGTTCTGGACGGGCTCATCTATATCAAGGACAAGGTCGACCCGACGCTGACCTTCCGCCGCTCCTGCCGCGAAGGGATCTGTGGTTCCTGCGCGATGAACATCGACGGGCTGAACACTCTGGCCTGTATCTATGGCATGGACGAGATCAAAGGCGAGACGGTCAAAATCTATCCGCTGCCGCATATGCCGGTGGTCAAGGACCTGATCCCCGACCTCACGCATTTCTATGCCCAGCACGCCAGCATCATGCCGTGGCTCGAAACCAAAACCAACCGCCCGCAACGCGAATGGCGCCAGTCGATTGAAGACCGCAAGAAACTCGATGGTCTTTATGAATGCGTGATGTGCGCGTCCTGCTCCACGTCCTGCCCGTCCTACTGGTGGAACTCGGACAAATACCTCGGCCCGGCGGCGCTCTTGCATGCCTACCGCTGGATCATCGACAGCCGCGATGAGGCCACGGGCGAGCGTTTGGACGATCTGGAAGATCCGTTCAAACTCTATCGCTGCCACACCATCATGAACTGCACCAAGACCTGCCCCAAAGGGTTGAACCCGGCCAAGGCGATCTCTGAGATCAAGCAGATGATGGTCAATCGGGTGGTGTGA
- the sdhD gene encoding succinate dehydrogenase, hydrophobic membrane anchor protein, which produces MRYLTARKRAEGKGASHTGTEHHWHMQVSAVALAFLIPTLVIILGRAIGQDQATVQATFARPFPAILAGLTLLVSMMHFKNGARMMIEDYWHGSLRKGLIMLVIGLSYTITATGLFALAKMAL; this is translated from the coding sequence ATGCGTTACCTTACCGCCCGCAAACGCGCCGAAGGCAAAGGCGCCTCGCACACCGGGACCGAGCATCACTGGCATATGCAGGTCTCTGCCGTTGCGCTGGCCTTTCTCATCCCGACGCTGGTCATCATTCTGGGCCGCGCCATCGGACAGGATCAGGCAACGGTGCAGGCCACCTTTGCCCGCCCCTTCCCGGCAATCCTTGCTGGGCTCACGCTGTTGGTCAGCATGATGCACTTCAAAAACGGTGCCCGGATGATGATCGAGGATTATTGGCACGGATCGCTTCGCAAGGGGCTGATCATGCTGGTGATCGGGCTTTCCTATACCATCACAGCCACCGGGCTTTTCGCCCTTGCCAAGATGGCGCTCTGA
- a CDS encoding cell envelope integrity protein CreD, translating to MTSDWPHPSFIGAFLPDTREVSEAGFTASWTIPHLARAVAQIARQDHEADARRHTSFGVRLYQPNDFYQKSYRAAHYGVLFIGLTFLTIFLIEGQTKRPAHPVQYILVGLAQSAFFLLMLALAEQMGFALAYLISAAATVALIAGFGALALGLGRRTWLLAALQGVLYGVLYLILRSADYALLAGAVLTFGAIAGTMFATRNANWYGEGRTRRRWFTRPARAQAPATASGPAS from the coding sequence ATGACAAGCGACTGGCCGCATCCCAGCTTTATCGGCGCCTTCCTGCCCGACACGCGCGAGGTGTCCGAGGCCGGTTTTACCGCCTCATGGACCATTCCCCACCTTGCCCGCGCCGTGGCCCAAATCGCCCGTCAGGATCACGAAGCCGACGCCCGCCGCCATACCAGCTTTGGCGTGCGCCTCTATCAACCCAATGATTTTTATCAAAAAAGCTACCGCGCGGCGCATTACGGCGTGCTGTTTATCGGCCTGACCTTCCTTACGATTTTCCTGATCGAAGGACAGACAAAGCGCCCCGCACATCCGGTGCAATACATCCTTGTCGGGCTGGCTCAATCGGCGTTTTTCCTGCTGATGCTGGCACTGGCCGAACAGATGGGGTTTGCGCTGGCCTATCTGATCTCTGCCGCCGCGACGGTGGCGCTGATCGCGGGCTTCGGGGCGCTCGCGCTGGGCTTGGGGCGGCGCACATGGCTGCTCGCGGCGTTGCAGGGCGTGCTCTACGGCGTGCTCTACCTGATCCTGCGCAGCGCTGATTACGCGCTTCTGGCCGGGGCGGTGCTGACCTTTGGCGCCATCGCCGGCACGATGTTCGCCACCCGCAACGCCAATTGGTATGGCGAGGGGCGCACCCGCCGCCGCTGGTTCACCCGCCCGGCGCGCGCACAGGCCCCGGCCACGGCAAGCGGTCCGGCAAGCTGA
- a CDS encoding FAD-binding dehydrogenase translates to MPDADIIIVGGGLAGLAAAHAATNRGRKVLMIEQEGEQSLGGQAFWSLGGLFMIDTPEQRRMGVKDSRTLAHNDWMGSAGFDRPEDDNPRQVAEAYLDYAAGPMRDDLAAIGMRWIPLVGWAERGGGFADGHGNSVPRFHITWGAGEGIVAPFVDLARAAEAAGTLRFAFRHRVTGFVVTNGRVTGVQGEMLAHDHARRGASTNREVTGTFEYHAENVIVASGGIGGNHDMVRKVWPVDRLGPAPARMVAGVPDYVDGQMAEAAKAAGAGAINEDRMWHYTEGLANWDPIWPNHGIRVLPGPSSMWFDALGERMEAPCLPGFDTLATLKRILQTGHEHSWFILTQKIIEKEFALSGSEQNPDFVSGKLWEVLKARTFKKGATTEVEAFKSHGEDFVISDDLDTLIKGMNALTPDAPLDPARIRAQIEARDSQIAHKFSKDAQVMAIRSARNYLGDKIVRVAKPHRILDPSKGPLIAVRLNILTRKSLGGLHTDIDARVLRPDGTPFEGLYAAGEVSGFGGGGYHGYNALEGTFLGGCIFSGRAAGRSA, encoded by the coding sequence ATGCCAGACGCAGACATCATCATCGTAGGCGGCGGCCTTGCCGGGCTGGCCGCCGCCCACGCCGCCACCAACCGGGGCCGCAAGGTGCTGATGATCGAACAGGAAGGCGAGCAAAGCCTCGGCGGTCAGGCGTTCTGGTCCCTCGGTGGCCTCTTCATGATCGACACGCCCGAGCAACGCCGCATGGGCGTCAAAGACAGCCGCACGCTGGCCCATAACGACTGGATGGGAAGCGCCGGTTTTGATCGTCCCGAGGATGATAACCCTCGCCAAGTGGCCGAGGCCTATCTCGACTATGCCGCCGGGCCGATGCGCGATGATCTCGCCGCGATCGGCATGCGCTGGATCCCGCTTGTGGGCTGGGCCGAACGCGGCGGCGGCTTTGCTGATGGGCATGGCAATTCGGTGCCGCGCTTTCACATCACATGGGGCGCGGGCGAAGGCATCGTTGCGCCCTTTGTCGACCTCGCCCGCGCGGCCGAAGCGGCGGGCACGCTGCGCTTTGCCTTCCGCCACCGCGTGACCGGCTTCGTTGTCACCAACGGGCGCGTCACGGGCGTGCAGGGCGAAATGCTCGCCCATGATCACGCGCGGCGCGGGGCCTCGACCAACCGCGAGGTGACGGGCACCTTTGAATACCACGCCGAGAACGTGATCGTCGCCAGCGGCGGCATCGGCGGCAACCACGACATGGTGCGCAAAGTCTGGCCGGTCGACCGGCTAGGCCCCGCGCCCGCACGCATGGTCGCCGGCGTGCCTGATTACGTCGACGGCCAAATGGCCGAAGCCGCCAAAGCCGCCGGGGCAGGGGCCATCAACGAAGACCGCATGTGGCACTATACCGAAGGCCTCGCCAATTGGGATCCGATCTGGCCCAACCACGGCATCCGCGTGCTGCCCGGCCCGTCCTCCATGTGGTTCGACGCTCTGGGCGAGCGGATGGAGGCGCCCTGCCTGCCGGGCTTTGACACGTTGGCGACCCTGAAACGCATCCTGCAAACGGGGCACGAGCACAGCTGGTTCATCCTCACGCAAAAGATCATCGAAAAGGAATTCGCCCTCTCCGGTTCCGAACAAAACCCCGATTTCGTGTCTGGCAAGCTTTGGGAGGTGCTCAAGGCGCGCACCTTCAAGAAGGGCGCCACGACCGAGGTCGAAGCCTTCAAAAGCCATGGTGAGGATTTCGTTATCTCTGATGACCTCGACACGCTGATCAAAGGCATGAATGCGCTGACCCCCGATGCGCCGCTCGACCCGGCCCGCATCCGCGCCCAGATCGAGGCCCGCGACAGCCAGATCGCGCATAAATTCTCCAAGGATGCGCAAGTGATGGCGATCCGCTCGGCCCGCAACTACCTCGGGGACAAGATCGTGCGCGTGGCCAAACCACACCGCATCCTCGATCCCTCCAAGGGGCCGCTCATCGCCGTGCGCCTCAACATCCTGACCCGCAAATCGCTGGGCGGGCTGCACACCGATATCGACGCCCGCGTCTTGCGCCCCGATGGCACCCCGTTCGAGGGGCTCTATGCCGCGGGCGAGGTTTCGGGCTTCGGCGGTGGCGGCTATCACGGCTACAACGCGCTCGAAGGCACCTTCCTCGGCGGCTGTATCTTCTCGGGCCGTGCGGCAGGGCGCAGCGCCTGA